The window AGCTTGATTTTTGTCGCTCGCCGCAGTGGTTTTCGCCGCGGCGCCCGTCGCTCGCAATTCCGTGGCTCGCGGCAAATCGTCGAGATGCCGCAGGCCGAAGAACCGCAAGAATCTTTTTGTCGTCCCGTAAAGGAAGGGCCTGCCCAAATCGTCGCTTCGTCCGACGATCTTCACCAAGTCCCGATCCATAAGTTGTCGTAGCATTTCATCGCACTGCACTCCTCGTATCGACTCGACCTCGAGCCGCGTCACCGGTTGACGATAAGCCGCCACGGCGAGCGTCTCTAAGGCCGGAGCCGAGAGTCTTGCTTCGACGTGCGTTCGCACTAATCGTCGCAGCCACCCGGCGAACTTGCGTCGCGTCAGCAACTGAAATCCACCGGCCGCTTCCTCGGCCCGAAACGCCGTTCCTTGTCGATCGTAAAAATCATTCAATCGGCGGATCAATGTACGCGCTTCGGTACCATCCGCCAAGTTAGCCAGCTGACTAATTTTTCTGGTATTCAGCGGTTCGTCCGCGAGAAACAAAACCGCTTCGACTCGTGCCATCCGTGCGTCGCGTACTCCGTTGCCGCCGCTCGTCTGTTTTTGCTTCGTGCGCGGCGGTGCTAAGTAGGGGCTTCGCAGCGCCATCGGCAAAGCTCGAGCCCGAGCATTGCGACCGGCCGCCGCAGCCGCGATTCCTCCCTGCGCCGACCCGTTTCCGATCCCACCAACGGCTCCCGAGCGACCGAGCGTGGCATGGCTTCTTGTGGAATGCAACATGCGCCGCTTCTCGGCTCTTTCGGGACGTTTGGTAAAGTCAGTACATCGGCAACGACCGGCAACGAGAATAGCTGCCGGCAGCAATTTCCCGGCATTCTTCCAAGTTTGCAAGAGGATTCCGGGCGAAAGAGGGGGACCGGGCGCCGCGTGAGAAGATAGGAAAGCCCGCGACGTGTCCCGAATCCGATCGGGTTCCGTTACGGAAGCCGGCCCGCTTTCCAGGCTTCGACTTCGTCCAACACGGTTTGCATCGTGCGCAACGGGTCGGTATCGGTCGCTTCGAATTGCCGTGTGTAGTCGGCGCTGTGTCCGGCGGCCATGCGGCATTGGAATCGGAAGGCGTTGCCGCTAGCACCCCAAGTTTCGAGCGTGTAATGGGTTGCACCCAGCGCCTTGAGCCGGCTTTGGATCTGCGTGAACTGCTCGCCGGTGGGAGAGGGGGTTCGCGGCACCGGTTTCGTCGCTTCCTCCATCGTGACCGGCAGGGGTCGAAGATCGCTGCCGGCCTCGAAACCGACCGGCGGCGCGCTCGCGGCGACTGATTCCATCGCCACGGCTTGCGACACTCCGGCCGAAGCGGCGCGAACATCGCTGTTCGTCGGCGACGATGCTGCCGACGAGGTTACCGCCGTCGCATGTTCCGCCTGCTGGACACTTCCCGAGGGGTTCGATGGTTCGACTTGCAAAGCTTCGGCTTGCGCCAGGCTCACGGCCGAGTCGAGCGGCGCGGCGCTGGAGCGGTCGCGGCTCTTTTCCGCTCGGGTACCGGTGGCGCGCGCCTTCGGTTTCGGGTCGACGCTCGCCGTGGTGGCCGATTCGTTCATCTTCTCGTTGAGAAACTTCGGCATTTTCACCCCGACGACC is drawn from Planctomycetia bacterium and contains these coding sequences:
- the scpB gene encoding SMC-Scp complex subunit ScpB, with protein sequence MARVEAVLFLADEPLNTRKISQLANLADGTEARTLIRRLNDFYDRQGTAFRAEEAAGGFQLLTRRKFAGWLRRLVRTHVEARLSAPALETLAVAAYRQPVTRLEVESIRGVQCDEMLRQLMDRDLVKIVGRSDDLGRPFLYGTTKRFLRFFGLRHLDDLPRATELRATGAAAKTTAASDKNQADLSLVNDSIEEPEVKIATETELTRDEEVTRRRLSWLDEARAEDDTDEDEDEDEDEDDDDEDDEEDEDDDEEEEDEEFDDEDFDDDWEEVDDEDEDEDEDDEDWDDDEEDDDDDDEEEDEEEEDDE